In one window of Rhizobium oryzihabitans DNA:
- the rpsI gene encoding 30S ribosomal protein S9, with protein sequence MADLSSLKDLAPASEASAPVHVRKVDTLGRSYATGKRKNAVARVWVKAGSGKIIINGRDFTTYFARPVLQMILQQPLVAAARSGQFDIIATVAGGGLSGQAGAVRHGVSKALTYFEPGLRSVLKKGGFLTRDSRVVERKKYGKAKARRSFQFSKR encoded by the coding sequence ATGGCCGATCTTTCCTCTCTGAAAGACCTCGCCCCGGCATCGGAAGCTTCGGCTCCCGTGCACGTCCGCAAGGTTGATACCCTCGGCCGCTCCTACGCGACCGGCAAGCGCAAGAACGCCGTAGCCCGCGTATGGGTGAAGGCCGGTTCTGGCAAGATCATCATCAACGGCCGCGATTTCACCACGTATTTCGCACGTCCGGTTCTGCAGATGATCCTCCAGCAGCCGCTGGTCGCAGCTGCCCGCTCCGGTCAGTTCGACATCATTGCGACGGTTGCAGGCGGCGGTCTTTCCGGCCAGGCCGGTGCAGTTCGTCACGGTGTTTCCAAGGCTCTCACCTACTTCGAACCGGGCCTGCGCTCCGTTCTGAAGAAGGGAGGCTTCCTGACCCGCGACAGCCGCGTTGTCGAGCGTAAGAAGTACGGTAAGGCCAAGGCCCGCCGTTCGTTCCAGTTCTCCAAGCGTTAA